In the genome of Haemophilus pittmaniae, one region contains:
- a CDS encoding ATP-binding cassette domain-containing protein gives MLCLENVRFEILRDPIVRDFSLNLQHGEVKALFGPSGCGKTTVLRLIAGLETPKSGTIRNTFHKTGFLFQENRLPENLTAMQNIAIFMDKPDEGEIIALAAKVGLTAGDLNKYPTELSGGMAKRVAFLRLLLCGCDLALLD, from the coding sequence ATGCTCTGTCTTGAAAACGTGCGTTTTGAAATTCTCCGCGACCCCATCGTGCGCGATTTCAGTTTGAACCTGCAACATGGCGAAGTGAAAGCTTTGTTCGGGCCGAGCGGCTGTGGCAAGACGACGGTTTTGCGTTTGATTGCGGGCTTGGAAACGCCGAAATCGGGCACGATACGCAATACTTTCCACAAAACGGGTTTTCTGTTTCAGGAAAACCGCCTGCCGGAAAACTTGACCGCGATGCAGAATATCGCTATTTTTATGGACAAACCCGATGAAGGCGAAATCATCGCGCTGGCGGCGAAAGTCGGGCTGACTGCGGGCGATTTGAACAAATATCCGACCGAATTGTCCGGCGGCATGGCGAAACGGGTAGCATTTTTGCGCCTGCTACTGTGCGGCTGCGACCTTGCCTTGCTGGACTAG
- a CDS encoding P-loop NTPase family protein has protein sequence MRDILVAMLVEKIERQGMACMLVTHDRFEAARLSHEIMLRSAKGMNVQNVITLPTPLSERDSVFEKAVVPRGQGIHYEVLYVFDCDYCCCFIYCYSSRFVGNTINIFC, from the coding sequence TTGCGCGATATTTTGGTCGCAATGCTGGTGGAAAAAATCGAGCGGCAGGGCATGGCGTGTATGCTGGTAACGCACGACCGCTTCGAAGCCGCGCGCCTGAGCCATGAAATCATGCTGCGTTCCGCTAAGGGCATGAACGTGCAAAACGTGATTACTCTGCCCACGCCGCTGTCCGAACGCGATTCGGTTTTTGAAAAAGCCGTGGTGCCAAGGGGGCAGGGGATTCATTATGAGGTGCTTTATGTTTTCGACTGTGATTACTGCTGCTGTTTTATATATTGCTACAGCAGTAGATTTGTTGGTAATACTATTAATATTTTTTGCTAG
- a CDS encoding CadD family cadmium resistance transporter has product MFSTVITAAVLYIATAVDLLVILLIFFARANTRKEYRDIYIGQYLGSVILILVSLFLAFVLNYVPEKWVLGLLGLIPIYLGIKVAIYDDCEGEKRAKKELDEKGLSKLVGIVALVTVASCGADNIGLFVPYFVTLDLVDLLVTLLVFLILIFVLVYTAQRLANISGVGEIVEKFSRWIMAVIYIGLGLFIIIENNTIQTIISII; this is encoded by the coding sequence ATGTTTTCGACTGTGATTACTGCTGCTGTTTTATATATTGCTACAGCAGTAGATTTGTTGGTAATACTATTAATATTTTTTGCTAGAGCAAATACTAGAAAAGAATATCGAGATATTTATATCGGACAATATTTAGGTTCTGTAATTTTAATATTAGTTAGTTTATTTCTAGCTTTTGTTTTGAATTATGTTCCGGAAAAATGGGTGTTGGGTTTATTAGGTTTAATACCGATTTACTTAGGTATTAAAGTTGCTATTTACGACGATTGTGAGGGCGAAAAAAGAGCTAAAAAAGAATTGGATGAAAAAGGGTTGTCAAAATTAGTCGGTATTGTTGCTTTGGTTACAGTTGCTAGTTGTGGTGCAGATAATATTGGACTTTTTGTTCCTTACTTTGTGACTTTAGATCTTGTCGACTTATTAGTTACTCTTCTTGTATTTTTAATATTGATTTTTGTTTTAGTATATACAGCACAAAGATTGGCTAATATTTCAGGTGTTGGTGAAATTGTAGAGAAGTTTAGTCGTTGGATAATGGCTGTTATTTATATTGGTTTAGGGTTATTTATTATTATTGAAAATAATACAATTCAAACAATAATATCAATAATATGA
- a CDS encoding OsmC family protein, translating to MKIFYKTSATATGGRDGRTQVDDGSIGFDLVSFQNDGTGADEKHQRAEYVKHRRIDEKRPHGVGEKLIHGLA from the coding sequence ATGAAAATTTTCTACAAAACATCAGCAACAGCAACCGGCGGACGTGATGGTCGTACCCAAGTGGACGATGGTTCAATCGGCTTTGATTTGGTTTCATTTCAAAATGATGGCACCGGAGCTGATGAAAAACACCAACGCGCCGAGTATGTCAAGCACCGCCGCATCGACGAAAAACGGCCGCATGGGGTGGGTGAAAAACTTATTCATGGTTTGGCTTAA
- a CDS encoding pyrimidine dimer DNA glycosylase/endonuclease V: MTRINLVPPAELCDQHLLAEHRELTRIPNAVAKGKYHLKGQPTEYKLGEGHVRFFFNKLAFLKQRYDALHAECKARGFNVQYIWNENLPDDPTLWQDYQATEQALQLNRQRIRERMPQKARFTQHRQE; this comes from the coding sequence ATGACTCGAATTAATCTTGTTCCGCCGGCTGAGCTATGCGATCAACATCTTTTAGCGGAACATCGTGAGTTAACCCGCATTCCCAACGCCGTGGCAAAAGGCAAATATCACCTGAAAGGACAACCGACCGAATATAAATTAGGCGAAGGTCATGTGCGTTTTTTCTTTAATAAATTGGCCTTTTTGAAGCAACGCTACGATGCCTTACATGCGGAATGCAAAGCCCGCGGCTTCAACGTACAATATATCTGGAATGAAAATCTGCCCGACGATCCTACCCTTTGGCAGGATTATCAGGCCACCGAACAAGCCTTACAGCTCAATCGCCAGCGTATACGCGAAAGAATGCCGCAGAAGGCGCGATTTACCCAACATCGACAGGAGTAA
- a CDS encoding iron-containing alcohol dehydrogenase gives MYPFSFHNPTRIEFGVDKEQFMGAYMREYGAKRALIVYGSERVKQSGLFARVANGLREQGIEFIECGGIKSNPVLSKVREAVQMAKDFKADSVLSIGGGSCLDSAKAIAAGACYAGDVWDFFKGTPIPQALMIFDVITLAATGSEMNWGAVITNEETRQKDSIHDRLLFPKVSVINPQLQATVSREYLVYSAADIIAHSIEAYFTAENRPQIIDGLVENNIKSVIQTTEKLLADPNDLDARGEFAWAATLALNGLTHLGIGKYQFPNHMLEHSMSAICDVPHGAGLSVLMPAWMHWYQAHNPQRFIRFAREVFALDSAEQGIQALRAWFDKIGTPTRLSQLNITDAQLEEIIENAAQTAKQRNLDVLYSKAAISDIFALTR, from the coding sequence ATGTATCCATTTAGTTTTCACAATCCAACCCGTATTGAGTTTGGCGTGGATAAAGAACAATTTATGGGCGCTTATATGCGTGAATACGGAGCTAAACGGGCATTGATCGTTTATGGTAGCGAACGGGTGAAACAATCCGGCCTTTTCGCACGCGTTGCCAACGGCTTGCGTGAACAAGGAATTGAATTCATCGAATGTGGCGGTATCAAAAGCAACCCGGTACTCAGCAAAGTACGCGAAGCCGTGCAAATGGCCAAGGATTTTAAAGCTGACAGCGTGCTTTCCATCGGTGGCGGCTCCTGTTTGGACAGTGCCAAAGCCATTGCGGCCGGTGCCTGCTACGCCGGCGATGTGTGGGACTTTTTCAAAGGCACGCCAATTCCTCAAGCCTTAATGATTTTTGATGTCATCACCCTTGCCGCCACCGGGAGTGAAATGAACTGGGGTGCGGTGATTACCAATGAAGAAACCCGACAAAAAGACTCCATCCACGATCGCCTGCTGTTTCCTAAGGTGTCAGTCATCAATCCACAATTACAGGCCACCGTCAGTCGTGAGTATTTAGTCTATTCTGCCGCGGATATTATTGCCCACTCCATCGAAGCCTATTTCACCGCAGAAAATCGACCACAAATTATCGATGGCTTAGTGGAAAACAATATTAAAAGCGTTATCCAAACCACCGAAAAACTCCTTGCCGATCCCAACGATCTCGATGCCCGTGGTGAATTTGCTTGGGCTGCCACCCTTGCACTAAATGGCCTTACCCATTTAGGCATCGGCAAATATCAGTTCCCAAATCATATGCTCGAACATTCCATGAGTGCTATTTGCGATGTGCCACACGGCGCCGGCTTATCGGTCTTAATGCCGGCTTGGATGCATTGGTATCAAGCGCATAATCCGCAACGGTTTATCCGTTTTGCTCGAGAGGTGTTTGCTTTGGATTCCGCGGAACAAGGAATTCAGGCGCTACGTGCTTGGTTTGACAAAATCGGGACGCCTACCCGCCTCAGCCAGCTCAATATTACTGATGCCCAATTAGAGGAAATTATTGAGAATGCGGCACAAACCGCCAAGCAGCGCAATCTAGATGTGCTGTATAGCAAAGCAGCGATTAGCGATATTTTTGCCCTAACCCGCTAA
- a CDS encoding DMT family transporter, which produces MFAGLLGIFIGGGQALQTAVNSRLRGYLGSPFYASLISFSGGTLCLALVALLSGQSLWISATTWANTPFWLWSGGSLGVIVLTSNILLFPRLGSMQTALMPILGQVLMGVLIDHFGWFGAPQQSFGLTRLGGVILVLAGIFITVVLPNLRQAKNTVASGLWGWRVLGVLAGGLSATQTAMNGTLGRLLDSAILAAFVSFFLGALCLILLVALKEGRWQRLPQALQAGMPIWCIGGGCLGAFFITGSVILVPLIGTGLTVLVSLLGLIGGSLLIDQFGLLGSPRKRIHAVQWLGLCILLGGIALVRLG; this is translated from the coding sequence ATGTTTGCCGGACTATTGGGTATTTTTATTGGTGGCGGCCAAGCCTTACAAACTGCCGTTAATTCCCGTTTGCGCGGTTATTTGGGATCGCCTTTTTATGCCTCTCTGATTTCCTTTTCCGGCGGTACGCTCTGTCTGGCACTGGTCGCATTATTATCCGGTCAATCCCTATGGATTAGCGCCACAACTTGGGCTAATACACCCTTTTGGTTGTGGAGCGGTGGCAGCCTCGGTGTAATTGTGCTGACTAGTAATATTTTATTGTTTCCCCGTTTAGGGAGTATGCAAACCGCCTTGATGCCAATTTTAGGGCAAGTATTGATGGGCGTACTCATTGATCATTTCGGTTGGTTTGGTGCACCGCAGCAATCCTTTGGGCTTACCCGTTTGGGCGGCGTGATACTGGTGTTGGCTGGAATCTTTATTACCGTGGTCTTACCCAATTTACGCCAAGCCAAAAATACTGTAGCCAGTGGCCTATGGGGCTGGCGTGTACTCGGCGTGCTGGCCGGTGGATTGAGTGCAACTCAGACCGCAATGAATGGCACGTTGGGGCGGCTATTGGATTCTGCGATATTGGCGGCTTTTGTTTCCTTTTTCTTAGGCGCGCTTTGTTTAATCCTATTAGTCGCATTAAAGGAAGGGCGTTGGCAACGCTTGCCACAGGCATTGCAGGCCGGAATGCCAATTTGGTGTATCGGCGGAGGTTGTTTAGGGGCATTTTTTATCACTGGTTCGGTAATTCTAGTACCGCTGATTGGCACGGGATTAACGGTACTGGTGAGTTTACTCGGGTTGATTGGGGGGAGCTTATTGATCGATCAGTTTGGCCTGCTAGGGTCTCCGCGTAAACGCATTCATGCCGTGCAATGGTTAGGGCTATGTATATTGCTGGGAGGGATTGCTTTGGTGCGTTTAGGGTGA
- a CDS encoding COX20 family protein, translated as MKATIAKTIVVATLAVALSACGNHQTNRRVGTGAAIGGLAGYVLGGDTQSAVGGAALGSIAGGVYDHVQNKKEARRNEDRRREERRWERERERYYDRHEHRRHHRHYFDDDDD; from the coding sequence ATGAAAGCAACAATTGCAAAGACCATTGTTGTGGCAACCCTTGCCGTAGCCTTGAGCGCTTGCGGTAATCATCAAACCAATCGTCGCGTGGGAACCGGAGCCGCTATCGGCGGACTGGCCGGTTACGTGTTAGGCGGCGATACCCAATCCGCCGTGGGCGGCGCTGCACTCGGCTCAATTGCCGGTGGCGTTTATGACCACGTACAAAACAAAAAAGAAGCCCGTCGCAACGAAGACAGACGGCGCGAAGAACGTCGTTGGGAGCGTGAGCGCGAGCGTTATTACGATCGCCATGAACATCGCCGCCACCATCGCCATTACTTCGATGATGACGACGATTAG
- the greB gene encoding transcription elongation factor GreB gives MAKSHYITRAGWNALDKELKFLWKEERPQVTQAVSDAAALGDRSENAEYIYGKRRLREIDRRVHFLTKRLEVLQIVDYSPKQEGKVFFGAWVELEDEQGQLKQYRLVGCDEFDPAKNWISIDSPVARALIGKTVDEEIAVETPSGRIICYINRIWYEK, from the coding sequence ATGGCTAAATCTCATTACATCACCCGCGCCGGTTGGAATGCGCTGGATAAAGAACTGAAATTTTTATGGAAAGAGGAACGTCCACAAGTGACTCAAGCGGTTTCCGATGCTGCAGCCTTGGGCGATCGTAGCGAAAATGCTGAATATATTTACGGCAAACGCCGTTTACGGGAAATTGACCGACGGGTACACTTTTTAACCAAGCGTTTAGAAGTATTGCAGATCGTGGATTACAGCCCGAAACAGGAAGGCAAAGTGTTTTTTGGCGCCTGGGTGGAGCTGGAGGACGAGCAAGGTCAATTGAAACAATATCGCTTGGTGGGTTGCGATGAATTTGATCCGGCGAAGAACTGGATTTCCATTGATTCTCCGGTGGCACGGGCATTGATTGGGAAAACGGTGGACGAAGAAATTGCGGTGGAAACCCCCTCAGGGCGGATCATTTGTTATATCAACCGCATATGGTATGAAAAATAA
- a CDS encoding TonB-dependent siderophore receptor, whose product MLLMPSRRTFALSAVFIALSQTAFATTEDDLAEINVSSSADATATEHSKSFTTSAMKTTTGLELSPKETPQSVSVITKQQLQDRGINKMEDALKTTTGVSVVRDSGKHRFYSRGFLIDQMEVDGLPTTVAGGANGNPYRDSSSMADLLIYDHLEVVRGATGLTQSNGEPGGTINAVRKKPTSNFQAKGNFTFNNWGKAYTNVDVSGPLNNSGSLRGRFIAALEHDPSFKNINKADSNRLLYGVVESNLGDNTVASVGMMYQNRHETPDYFGVPLHENSFNSPFKYDTYLGYNWARRQIRQFNLFSETNSFLNDNWQWSNRFSYTRSNSTDKVGAITNLSTNYKGLAQGGSLATNNLQNYLNHGDEFVYRTGLTGKFDWLGQQQDVFLNYTYSYEKENTMWRRVRNSTAFDPFSFNGAEIAEPDWNNVTDSVNKRDRTHYRNRIISNALSAGIRFSPTEKWHILAGARATQWRNISETNYDIWNSAVDSDADSYTVTKRNRIVPYVGITYDIDKNHSLYASYTSIFKPQSAKDYDSKTLAPITGTNYEVGLKGSYYDGRLNTSLALFDVRQKNRPVYFSGLNAKGKQGYYIPMGEVESKGFELEVSGNLTPDWSLFAGYTYNKSKYKQSESSRYLAGSNYSSYTPKHLFRLYSSYNLPFDNKKWTIGGGVNFQSRVTSLYNVQQASYAVWDANLQYQVSPHISLRFSVLNLTDKRYFENQKVRVYGGNNFYAEPRTYSFMLDWQF is encoded by the coding sequence ATGTTATTGATGCCCTCGCGCCGTACTTTTGCCTTAAGTGCGGTATTTATCGCCTTAAGCCAAACTGCCTTTGCTACCACTGAAGATGATTTGGCAGAAATTAATGTAAGCAGTAGTGCCGATGCGACTGCTACGGAACACAGCAAATCCTTCACCACCTCCGCCATGAAAACCACCACCGGTTTAGAACTCAGTCCAAAGGAAACTCCGCAATCGGTGAGCGTTATCACTAAGCAACAGTTGCAAGATCGCGGCATCAATAAAATGGAAGATGCTTTAAAAACCACGACTGGCGTAAGTGTAGTACGGGATTCCGGCAAGCATCGTTTTTACTCGCGCGGTTTTTTGATCGATCAAATGGAGGTTGACGGCTTGCCGACAACAGTAGCCGGTGGCGCTAATGGCAATCCTTATCGTGATTCGTCTTCCATGGCGGATTTGCTAATTTACGATCATCTGGAGGTGGTGCGCGGAGCGACCGGCTTAACTCAATCCAATGGCGAACCGGGCGGCACCATCAACGCGGTGCGTAAAAAACCGACCAGCAATTTCCAAGCCAAGGGTAATTTTACCTTCAATAATTGGGGCAAAGCCTATACTAATGTGGATGTATCCGGGCCGTTAAATAATTCTGGTTCGTTGCGTGGGCGTTTTATTGCGGCTTTGGAACATGATCCTAGCTTCAAAAATATCAACAAAGCCGATAGTAACCGCCTGCTTTATGGTGTTGTTGAAAGCAACTTGGGTGATAACACCGTCGCAAGCGTTGGAATGATGTATCAAAATCGTCATGAAACCCCGGATTATTTTGGAGTGCCTTTGCATGAAAACAGTTTTAACTCACCGTTTAAATACGATACCTATTTAGGCTACAACTGGGCGCGTCGACAAATTCGCCAATTTAATTTATTTAGTGAAACCAACTCCTTTTTGAATGACAACTGGCAATGGTCAAATCGCTTCAGCTATACGCGTAGCAATTCCACCGATAAAGTCGGGGCAATTACCAATCTATCCACCAATTACAAAGGATTAGCGCAAGGCGGCAGCTTGGCCACCAATAATTTGCAAAATTATCTCAACCACGGCGATGAATTTGTTTATCGTACCGGGCTGACCGGCAAATTTGATTGGTTGGGACAGCAACAGGATGTCTTTTTGAATTACACCTATTCCTATGAAAAAGAAAATACCATGTGGCGTCGTGTGCGTAATTCCACGGCCTTTGATCCTTTCTCTTTTAACGGCGCGGAAATTGCCGAACCGGATTGGAATAATGTAACCGACAGCGTAAATAAACGGGATCGTACGCACTATCGTAATCGTATTATTTCCAATGCCTTGTCGGCCGGGATCCGTTTTAGCCCAACGGAGAAATGGCATATTTTAGCCGGTGCGCGGGCGACCCAATGGCGTAATATCAGCGAAACTAACTATGATATTTGGAATAGCGCGGTGGATTCCGATGCCGATAGCTATACGGTCACCAAACGTAACCGTATCGTACCTTATGTGGGGATTACCTATGACATCGATAAAAATCATAGCCTATACGCCAGCTACACCAGTATTTTTAAACCGCAATCGGCGAAAGACTACGACTCCAAAACCCTAGCGCCGATTACCGGTACCAATTATGAAGTGGGATTGAAGGGCAGTTATTACGATGGGCGTTTAAATACCTCGTTGGCTCTGTTTGATGTGCGCCAGAAAAATCGCCCGGTTTATTTCAGCGGCCTGAATGCTAAGGGGAAACAAGGCTATTACATTCCAATGGGGGAAGTGGAAAGCAAAGGATTTGAATTGGAAGTATCGGGTAATCTCACACCGGATTGGTCGTTATTTGCCGGTTATACCTACAACAAATCCAAATATAAACAGAGTGAATCCAGCAGATATCTTGCCGGTAGCAACTATTCCAGTTATACCCCGAAACATTTGTTCCGCCTGTATAGCAGTTACAATCTGCCGTTTGATAACAAAAAATGGACGATTGGCGGCGGTGTGAATTTCCAAAGCCGGGTAACCAGTTTGTATAACGTACAGCAAGCCAGTTATGCTGTGTGGGATGCTAATCTGCAATATCAGGTGAGTCCGCATATCAGCTTGCGATTCAGTGTCTTGAACCTGACCGATAAACGCTATTTTGAAAACCAAAAAGTGCGGGTGTATGGCGGTAACAATTTTTACGCTGAGCCACGTACTTATAGCTTTATGTTAGATTGGCAATTCTAA
- a CDS encoding ABC transporter ATP-binding protein/permease, producing MQTLRRFFWLIRPYWFSRTQWFAWTLLLAVLGLSLAIIYIGVFINQWNKDFYDALTAFETAKILPLSIQYLAYMALVVLCVSSAGWLRKLLLIRWRRHLTEQLQEKWLREHNLYRLSLSVQPDNPDQRIAEDCAMLAEKSIDLLKNFVMNMAKIIAFVGILWEISGTLSFQIAGQEVVIHGYLVWLALFYTLLCSLLTHWIGRKLHPLNVQKQQAEANFRRTLLRLHDNAEQVAFYRGEETEKHRLATYFAHIERNWHAIMGREFRLETFSAAYLRLTNILPLFAVMPLYLAKTITFGTMMQARSAFSSVQDGFGWFMDFYKRIMEWAACVQRLAEFNESLAQLPPLPTPIIQGRTLVCDALQVALPHQPQPCLAPFSCALQPGDWLQLQGPSGIGKSALLRTLAGLWPAYAGKISLPVGNVLFLPQKSYLPFARLDELLCYPRRPIEIQADLGQLLQMVGLAHLSTQLEVARDWALRLSGGEQQRIAFARLLLQRPQVIFCDENTNQLDIASARHLFSLLKQQLPEAIVIAVTHQAELADFFNSQYVLQRG from the coding sequence ATGCAAACTTTACGCCGTTTCTTCTGGTTAATTCGTCCTTATTGGTTTTCCCGTACTCAATGGTTCGCTTGGACATTATTGCTGGCCGTGTTAGGCCTCAGTTTGGCGATCATTTATATCGGGGTATTTATCAATCAATGGAATAAAGATTTCTATGATGCGTTAACCGCATTTGAAACTGCCAAAATACTGCCGTTATCTATTCAATATTTGGCCTATATGGCGCTAGTGGTACTTTGTGTCAGTTCTGCCGGTTGGTTGCGTAAGCTATTGTTGATCCGTTGGCGTCGTCATTTAACCGAACAATTACAGGAAAAATGGCTTCGAGAGCATAATCTCTATCGATTAAGCCTGTCCGTACAACCGGATAATCCCGATCAACGGATTGCCGAAGATTGTGCGATGCTGGCGGAAAAGAGTATTGATCTCCTGAAGAATTTCGTCATGAATATGGCAAAGATCATCGCTTTTGTCGGAATATTATGGGAAATCTCCGGCACCTTATCCTTTCAAATTGCCGGTCAAGAAGTGGTTATCCATGGCTATTTGGTATGGTTGGCGCTGTTTTATACCTTGCTATGCAGCTTGCTGACCCATTGGATTGGCCGCAAGTTGCATCCGTTGAATGTGCAAAAGCAACAGGCAGAAGCGAATTTCCGGCGTACGCTGCTACGTTTGCACGACAATGCGGAGCAGGTGGCTTTTTACCGTGGTGAAGAAACCGAAAAGCATCGTCTAGCCACTTATTTTGCTCATATTGAACGGAACTGGCATGCCATTATGGGGCGAGAATTTCGTCTGGAAACCTTCAGCGCAGCCTATTTACGCCTCACCAATATTTTACCGTTATTTGCCGTGATGCCGCTGTATTTAGCCAAAACCATTACTTTTGGTACGATGATGCAAGCGCGATCGGCGTTTTCTTCGGTGCAGGACGGATTCGGCTGGTTTATGGATTTTTATAAACGCATTATGGAATGGGCTGCCTGTGTACAGCGGTTGGCGGAGTTTAATGAATCCCTTGCGCAGTTACCACCGTTGCCAACACCAATCATTCAAGGCCGGACATTGGTTTGTGACGCATTGCAGGTGGCATTACCGCATCAACCACAGCCCTGCTTAGCACCTTTTTCTTGTGCATTGCAACCCGGTGATTGGTTGCAGTTGCAAGGACCTAGCGGAATTGGTAAAAGCGCCTTGTTGCGCACCCTTGCCGGGCTTTGGCCAGCCTATGCCGGAAAAATCTCTCTACCGGTCGGCAATGTGCTGTTTTTGCCGCAAAAAAGCTATTTGCCATTTGCTCGCCTGGATGAATTACTCTGCTATCCACGTCGGCCAATAGAAATTCAAGCCGATTTAGGGCAGTTGTTACAAATGGTGGGATTAGCGCATTTATCCACTCAGCTTGAAGTTGCTCGGGATTGGGCGTTACGCCTGTCGGGAGGAGAACAACAGCGCATTGCCTTTGCCCGTTTATTGCTGCAACGGCCACAAGTGATTTTTTGTGATGAAAATACCAATCAGCTGGATATCGCCTCCGCCCGTCATTTATTCAGTTTGTTAAAACAGCAACTACCCGAAGCGATTGTCATTGCCGTGACGCATCAGGCTGAGCTCGCAGACTTCTTCAACTCTCAGTATGTATTGCAACGGGGATAA
- a CDS encoding DMT family transporter: MKQQPLLGFCFAMITAMAWGSLPIALKQVLSTMDAQTIVWYRFWVASLVLFLLLAYRRNLPSFSRGANMLGLIVVGVFGLAGNFFLFNSSLNFIEPSVAQIFIHFSSFGMLICGVFVFKERLGLHQKIGLGLLVFGLGLFFNDKFDIFRQGGDYLLGVVISCTASLVWVAYGMAQKLLLRRFSAQQILLMIYFGCALVFTPAASPAQVQGLDPFAVACFLYCCANTLFGYGAYAEALNRWEVSKVSVVITLVPLFTIFFAHLAHYCAPARFAVPQLNGLSYLGALIVVCGAIFSAIGQQFLRGR; this comes from the coding sequence ATGAAACAGCAACCTCTTTTAGGCTTTTGTTTTGCGATGATCACTGCAATGGCTTGGGGCTCCTTACCCATTGCGTTAAAGCAGGTACTTTCCACCATGGATGCGCAGACCATTGTCTGGTATCGCTTTTGGGTTGCCTCATTGGTGCTATTTTTATTATTGGCCTATCGCCGCAATTTGCCTTCTTTTAGCCGTGGCGCCAATATGCTTGGCCTGATTGTCGTTGGCGTATTTGGCTTGGCAGGAAATTTCTTCCTGTTTAACAGCTCACTGAATTTTATTGAACCTTCGGTCGCTCAAATCTTTATTCATTTTTCCTCCTTCGGCATGTTGATTTGCGGTGTTTTCGTATTTAAAGAACGTTTAGGACTACATCAAAAAATCGGTTTAGGATTATTAGTGTTTGGCCTTGGCCTTTTCTTCAATGATAAATTCGATATTTTTCGGCAAGGTGGTGATTATCTCCTTGGTGTTGTTATCAGCTGTACGGCATCCTTGGTATGGGTCGCTTATGGTATGGCACAAAAATTGTTGCTACGGCGTTTTAGTGCACAACAAATTTTGCTGATGATCTATTTCGGTTGCGCTTTGGTATTTACACCGGCAGCATCGCCTGCTCAAGTACAAGGGCTAGATCCTTTTGCGGTTGCTTGTTTTCTTTATTGTTGTGCCAATACCTTATTTGGCTATGGTGCCTATGCTGAAGCGCTCAATCGCTGGGAAGTCTCCAAAGTTAGTGTCGTGATTACGTTAGTACCACTCTTTACGATTTTCTTCGCCCATTTGGCTCATTATTGCGCACCAGCGCGTTTCGCCGTACCGCAGTTAAATGGTTTAAGCTATTTGGGCGCCTTGATTGTGGTCTGTGGGGCAATTTTCTCGGCCATTGGCCAGCAATTTTTGCGAGGTCGTTAA
- the rpmA gene encoding 50S ribosomal protein L27 — protein sequence MATKKAGGSTRNGRDSEAKRLGVKRFGGESVLAGSIIVRQRGTKFHAGNNVGMGRDHTLFATADGKVKFEVKGEKSRKYVSIVTE from the coding sequence ATGGCAACTAAAAAAGCTGGGGGTTCAACCCGCAACGGTCGTGATTCTGAAGCTAAACGCCTTGGTGTTAAACGTTTCGGTGGTGAATCCGTATTAGCAGGTAGCATCATTGTTCGTCAACGTGGTACTAAATTCCACGCAGGTAACAATGTAGGTATGGGTCGTGACCACACCTTATTCGCTACTGCAGACGGTAAAGTTAAATTTGAAGTAAAAGGCGAGAAAAGCCGTAAATACGTAAGTATTGTTACTGAATAA
- the rplU gene encoding 50S ribosomal protein L21, translating to MYAVFQSGGKQHRVSEGQVVRLEKLELATGATVEFDSVLMVVNGEDVKIGAPVVAGAKVVAEVVAQGRGEKVKIVKFRRRKHSRKQQGHRQWFTEVKITGIQA from the coding sequence ATGTACGCAGTTTTCCAAAGTGGCGGTAAACAACACCGTGTCAGCGAAGGTCAAGTTGTTCGTTTAGAAAAACTTGAACTTGCCACCGGCGCAACGGTTGAATTTGATTCAGTGTTGATGGTCGTTAATGGTGAAGATGTTAAAATTGGTGCACCTGTTGTTGCAGGCGCAAAAGTAGTGGCTGAAGTGGTTGCACAAGGTCGTGGCGAGAAAGTTAAAATCGTTAAATTCCGTCGTCGCAAACACAGCCGTAAACAACAAGGTCATCGTCAGTGGTTCACTGAAGTGAAAATCACCGGCATTCAAGCATAA